The following proteins are encoded in a genomic region of Anser cygnoides isolate HZ-2024a breed goose chromosome 13, Taihu_goose_T2T_genome, whole genome shotgun sequence:
- the ZIC3 gene encoding zinc finger protein ZIC 3, whose amino-acid sequence MTMLLDGGPQFPALGVGGFAAPRHHEMPGRDAAAAGMGLGPFGDSSHAAAAAFKLNAAPHDLAAGQSSAFTPQAPGYASALGHHHHHHHHHHAGQVPSYGGAAAFNSPRDFLFRNRGSGIADAASGTAQHGLFGGSPGGLHGPGGIPDTPGYLLFPGLHEQSPSHTSPTGHVDNGQMHLGLRGDLFGRPDPYRAVSSPRTDPYGGAQFHNYNHMNVNMGMNVAAHHHHHHHGPGAFFRYMRQPIKQELSCKWLDESQLSRPKKSCDRTFSTMHELVTHVTMEHVGGPEQNNHICYWDECPREGKSFKAKYKLVNHIRVHTGEKPFPCPFPGCGKIFARSENLKIHKRTHTGEKPFKCEFEGCDRRFANSSDRKKHMHVHTSDKPYICKVCDKSYTHPSSLRKHMKVHESQGSDSSPAASSGYESSTPPAVGSAGGKDSTKTPPAALQSNPGHNPGLPPNFNEWYV is encoded by the exons aTGACGATGCTGCTGGACGGAGGGCCGCAGTTCCCGGCGCTGGGGGTGGGCGGCTTCGCGGCGCCCCGCCACCACGAGATGCCCGGCCGcgacgccgccgccgccggcatGGGGCTGGGCCCCTTCGGGGACTCCTCgcacgccgccgccgccgccttcaAGCTGAACGCGGCCCCGCACGACCTCGCCGCCGGGCAGAGCTCGGCGTTCACACCGCAGGCGCCCGGCTACGCCAGCGCGCTgggccaccaccaccaccaccaccaccaccaccacgccGGCCAGGTGCCCTCCTACGGCGGGGCCGCCGCCTTCAACTCCCCCCGCGACTTTCTCTTCCGCAACCGCGGCTCCGGCATCGCGGACGCCGCCTCCGGCACGGCGCAGCACGGGCTCTTCGGCGGCTCGCCCGGCGGCTTGCACGGCCCCGGCGGCATCCCGGACACCCCGGGCTACCTGCTCTTCCCGGGGCTCCACGAGCAGAGCCCGAGCCACACGTCCCCCACCGGGCACGTGGACAACGGGCAGATGCACCTGGGGCTGCGCGGGGACCTCTTCGGGCGGCCGGACCCGTACCGGGCCGTCTCCAGCCCCCGCACGGACCCTTACGGCGGCGCCCAGTTCCACAACTACAACCACATGAACGTGAATATGGGCATGAACGTGGCggcccaccaccaccaccaccaccacggccCCGGGGCTTTCTTTCGGTACATGCGGCAGCCCATCAAGCAAGAGCTGTCCTGCAAGTGGCTCGACGAGAGCCAGCTCAGCCGGCCCAAGAAGAGCTGCGACAGGACTTTCAGCACCATGCACGAGCTGGTCACCCACGTCACCATGGAGCACGTCGGGGGCCCCGAGCAGAACAACCACATCTGCTACTGGGACGAGTGCCCGCGGGAGGGCAAGTCCTTCAAGGCGAAATACAAACTGGTCAACCACATTCGGGTGCACACGGGGGAGaagcccttcccctgccccttcccgGGCTGCGGGAAGATCTTTGCCCGCTCCGAGAACCTCAAGATTCACAAGCGGACGCACACAG GTGAGAAGCCTTTCAAGTGCGAGTTTGAGGGCTGCGACAGGCGCTTCGCCAACAGCAGCGACAGGAAGAAACACATGCACGTCCACACCTCGGACAAGCCCTACATCTGCAAGGTGTGCGACAAATCCTACACCCACCCCAGCTCACTTAGGAAACACATGAAG GTGCACGAATCCCAGGGGTCGGActcttcccctgcagccagTTCGGGGTACGAGTCCTCCACCCCCCCGGCGGTGGGCTCAGCCGGAGGCAAGGACTCCACTAAAACGCCGCCGGCCGCCCTTCAGAGTAACCCCGGCCACAACCCTGGACTACCCCCCAATTTTAACGAGTGGTATGTGTGA